From the Diospyros lotus cultivar Yz01 chromosome 13, ASM1463336v1, whole genome shotgun sequence genome, one window contains:
- the LOC127787977 gene encoding probable histone H2B.3, whose protein sequence is MAPKPEKKPAEKKPSTAEKAPASAEKKPKAEKKISKEGGVDKKKKKIKKGSETYKIYIFKVLKQVHPDIGISSKAMGIMNSFINDIFEKLAQEASRLARYNKKPTITSREIQTAVRLVLPGELAKHAVSEGTKAVTKFTSS, encoded by the coding sequence ATGGCGCCGAAGCCCGAGAAGAAGCCGGCGGAGAAGAAGCCGTCAACGGCGGAGAAAGCGCCTGCGTCGGCGGAGAAGAAGCCCAAGGCCGAGAAGAAGATATCGAAAGAAGGCGGAGtcgacaagaagaagaagaagatcaagaagggCAGCGAGACGTACAAGATATACATTTTCAAGGTGTTGAAGCAGGTTCACCCGGACATTGGGATATCGAGCAAGGCCATGGGGATCATGAACAGTTTCATCAACGACATCTTCGAGAAGCTCGCTCAGGAAGCCTCGCGGCTCGCCAGGTACAACAAGAAGCCCACCATCACCTCCAGAGAGATTCAGACCGCCGTCCGGCTTGTCTTGCCTGGAGAGCTCGCCAAGCACGCCGTTTCCGAGGGCACCAAAGCCGTCACCAAATTTACGAGCTcttga